A portion of the Collinsella aerofaciens genome contains these proteins:
- a CDS encoding PTS mannose/fructose/sorbose/N-acetylgalactosamine transporter subunit IIC, translated as MVIKTILIFLIALLGYSEWLTGTSYLQRPIVLGPLVGLVMGDVVTGTIMGATMELAMVGAISVGAYNPPDTISGTILGVSLAMQAGADASAALTLGIPIATIVLALDTALGQPVMLLLVHRIDKNVEDGDTKAITRNMLIAGYAQSWCGLLIIPLAFFFGADAVVSLLNIIPDFVQTGMDVAAAFLPALGFAMLAQMIMNKTVAPFFFAGFFLVAYFGISTTGVAIFAAIIVVAMTVLGDKKKAEQPAVATEDPAIGSGFDEF; from the coding sequence ATGGTTATCAAGACGATCCTGATTTTCCTGATTGCCCTTTTGGGCTATTCCGAGTGGCTGACCGGTACGAGTTACCTTCAGCGCCCCATTGTGCTCGGACCGTTGGTCGGCCTTGTCATGGGCGATGTGGTGACCGGCACCATTATGGGCGCCACGATGGAGCTTGCCATGGTCGGTGCCATCTCGGTCGGTGCGTATAACCCGCCCGATACGATTTCCGGAACCATTCTGGGCGTGTCGCTTGCCATGCAGGCCGGCGCGGACGCTTCGGCGGCCCTGACCCTGGGCATTCCCATCGCAACGATCGTCCTGGCGCTCGATACGGCCCTGGGCCAGCCGGTCATGCTGCTGCTGGTGCACCGTATCGACAAAAACGTCGAGGACGGAGACACCAAGGCCATCACGCGCAACATGCTCATCGCCGGTTACGCGCAGAGCTGGTGCGGCCTGCTGATCATTCCCCTGGCATTCTTCTTTGGCGCCGATGCTGTTGTCAGCCTGCTCAACATCATCCCCGATTTCGTTCAGACCGGCATGGATGTCGCCGCCGCCTTCTTGCCCGCACTCGGCTTTGCGATGCTGGCGCAGATGATTATGAACAAAACAGTGGCTCCGTTCTTCTTCGCTGGCTTCTTCCTCGTCGCCTACTTTGGCATTAGCACGACGGGCGTGGCGATCTTTGCCGCGATTATCGTCGTCGCGATGACGGTTTTGGGTGACAAGAAAAAGGCGGAGCAGCCCGCAGTGGCAACCGAGGATCCTGCGATTGGGAGTGGGTTCGATGAGTTTTAA
- a CDS encoding PTS system mannose/fructose/sorbose family transporter subunit IID → MRTMTSSPENKITRSDLVKSAVNVGALGMEFSWTYYKQMNIAFCLMVANMLKKIYAGRPDDYAEALHRHCAFFNITVQFAPFVGGIAMAMEEKVARGEIEPESVNDVKAALMGPLSGIGDSIFLSTLRVVAAAVGISLCQAGNPFGPIAFLLIYNVPGFALRVWGAVKGYELGVGFLDEAQRTGLMQKIMTCVGIVGVMVVGAMCKDMFWASIPVAIGSGEDAQTLQDILDGIMPGMLGMLAFWLYYWLLSKKINPMVLIVATMVVGIVGAFFGVLA, encoded by the coding sequence ATGAGGACGATGACTTCTAGTCCCGAGAACAAGATCACGCGCTCCGACCTCGTCAAGAGCGCCGTCAACGTCGGCGCCCTGGGCATGGAGTTCTCCTGGACCTACTACAAGCAGATGAACATCGCCTTCTGCCTGATGGTCGCCAACATGCTCAAGAAGATCTACGCCGGCCGCCCCGACGACTACGCCGAGGCCCTGCACCGCCACTGCGCGTTCTTCAACATCACCGTCCAGTTCGCCCCGTTCGTCGGCGGCATCGCGATGGCCATGGAGGAGAAGGTCGCCCGCGGCGAGATCGAGCCCGAGAGCGTCAACGACGTCAAGGCCGCCCTCATGGGCCCGCTGTCCGGCATCGGCGACTCCATCTTCCTGTCGACGCTGCGCGTGGTCGCCGCCGCGGTGGGCATCAGCCTGTGCCAGGCCGGCAACCCCTTCGGCCCCATCGCCTTCCTGCTCATCTACAACGTCCCCGGCTTCGCGCTGCGCGTCTGGGGCGCCGTCAAGGGCTACGAGCTGGGCGTGGGCTTCCTGGACGAGGCCCAGAGGACCGGCCTCATGCAGAAGATCATGACCTGCGTCGGCATCGTGGGCGTCATGGTCGTGGGCGCCATGTGCAAGGACATGTTCTGGGCCAGCATCCCGGTGGCCATCGGCTCGGGCGAGGACGCCCAGACCCTCCAGGACATCCTGGACGGCATCATGCCCGGCATGCTCGGCATGCTCGCCTTCTGGCTGTACTACTGGCTGCTGTCCAAGAAGATCAACCCCATGGTGCTGATCGTGGCCACCATGGTCGTGGGCATCGTCGGCGCGTTCTTCGGCGTGCTGGCGTAG
- a CDS encoding PTS mannose/fructose/sorbose/N-acetylgalactosamine transporter subunit IIC, producing the protein MLVQAILVGLVGAFGCLDYQLGTLYAFRPIVLCPLVGLALGDLQTGLAVGASLELLFMGSISIGAYVPPNETVGGVLACAFAIQLGQGTETAIALAMPIAVLSLTIGNITNALFPVFVDMADKFALKGNLKGIYAVHWGIGIWGCVEYFLLCGGAFYLGSDAIQGLLDFIPPFIIDGCGVAANILPAMGFAMLGRLVLTKQLVPFYFLGFLLCSYANVPVLGVALIAIIIGIDKFDLLGLGGAQPQLSAEGDEDDDF; encoded by the coding sequence ATGCTTGTCCAAGCAATCCTCGTCGGCTTAGTCGGAGCGTTTGGATGCCTCGACTACCAGCTCGGCACCCTCTACGCGTTCCGCCCCATCGTCCTGTGCCCGCTCGTGGGCCTGGCGCTGGGGGACCTGCAGACTGGCCTTGCCGTTGGCGCCAGCCTGGAGCTGCTGTTCATGGGCTCGATCTCCATCGGCGCCTACGTGCCGCCTAACGAAACCGTCGGCGGCGTGCTCGCCTGTGCGTTTGCCATCCAGCTCGGCCAGGGTACCGAGACGGCCATCGCGCTCGCCATGCCCATCGCCGTCCTTTCGTTGACGATCGGCAACATTACCAACGCCTTGTTCCCCGTGTTTGTCGACATGGCAGACAAGTTTGCCCTCAAGGGAAACCTCAAAGGCATCTACGCCGTTCACTGGGGAATTGGAATTTGGGGTTGCGTTGAGTACTTCCTGCTGTGCGGCGGCGCCTTCTATCTGGGTTCCGACGCCATTCAGGGTCTGCTCGACTTCATCCCGCCCTTCATCATCGACGGTTGCGGCGTTGCCGCCAACATCCTGCCGGCCATGGGCTTCGCCATGCTCGGCCGCCTGGTGCTCACCAAGCAGCTCGTGCCCTTCTACTTCCTGGGCTTCCTGCTGTGCTCCTACGCCAACGTGCCCGTCCTGGGCGTCGCCCTGATCGCCATCATCATCGGCATCGACAAGTTCGACCTGCTCGGCCTGGGCGGAGCCCAGCCCCAGCTCTCCGCGGAAGGGGATGAGGACGATGACTTCTAG
- a CDS encoding PTS sugar transporter subunit IIB — MIQLLRVDHRLLHGQVAVSWVQGLGSNCIFCVGDKVANDPVWKTTLKMGKPAGCKLVIKDMEHAIEAINSGVTDKYKMIICVATIAEAKQLVEGCPQIKSVNLGNTKPKDEKRPDARQVSRQIFLTAAEEADVREMLDRGVEVEIRPLADDPKVDCASVL; from the coding sequence ATGATTCAGCTACTTCGCGTTGACCATCGCCTGCTTCATGGCCAGGTCGCAGTTTCCTGGGTTCAGGGCCTTGGCTCCAACTGCATCTTCTGCGTGGGCGATAAGGTCGCCAACGACCCGGTGTGGAAGACGACGCTCAAGATGGGCAAGCCTGCCGGCTGTAAGCTCGTCATCAAAGATATGGAGCATGCCATCGAAGCTATCAATTCGGGCGTGACCGACAAGTACAAGATGATCATTTGCGTCGCCACCATCGCTGAGGCAAAGCAGCTTGTTGAGGGCTGCCCGCAGATCAAGTCGGTCAACTTGGGTAACACCAAGCCCAAGGACGAGAAGCGTCCCGACGCTCGTCAGGTCTCTCGTCAGATCTTCCTGACCGCGGCCGAGGAAGCCGATGTGCGCGAGATGCTGGATCGTGGCGTTGAGGTCGAGATTCGACCCCTTGCCGATGACCCCAAGGTTGACTGCGCAAGCGTGCTCTAG
- a CDS encoding PTS mannose/fructose/sorbose/N-acetylgalactosamine transporter subunit IIC: MLTQAILIGLIAAFGKFDYQLGTLYAFRPIVLCPLVGLVLGDLQSGLAIGASLELLFMGSISIGAYVPPDETIGGVLACAFAIQLGQSTEAAIALAMPIATLCLAIKNILNAALPILVDRADVFSGQGNLKGVYAMHFLIGSTGVIMAFLLCSLSFYLGADAIQGMLDFIPPFVLAGFGVAANILPAMGFAMLGRLVLTKQLVPFYFLGFLLCSYANVPVLGVALIAIIIGIDKFDLLGLGGAQPQLSAEGDEDDDF; this comes from the coding sequence ATGCTTACCCAAGCAATCCTCATCGGACTTATCGCCGCATTTGGTAAGTTCGACTACCAGCTCGGTACGCTCTACGCGTTCCGCCCCATCGTCCTGTGCCCGCTCGTGGGCCTGGTGCTGGGGGACCTGCAGTCTGGTCTCGCGATCGGTGCGAGCCTGGAGCTGCTGTTCATGGGCTCGATCTCCATCGGCGCCTACGTGCCGCCTGATGAGACGATCGGCGGCGTGCTCGCCTGTGCCTTCGCTATCCAGCTGGGCCAGAGCACCGAGGCAGCCATCGCGCTCGCTATGCCCATCGCCACGCTGTGCCTTGCCATCAAGAACATCCTCAACGCCGCCCTGCCGATCTTGGTTGACCGCGCTGATGTCTTCTCCGGCCAGGGCAACCTTAAGGGTGTCTATGCGATGCACTTCCTGATCGGTTCCACCGGTGTCATCATGGCGTTCCTGCTGTGCTCGCTGTCGTTCTATCTGGGTGCTGACGCTATCCAGGGCATGCTCGACTTCATCCCGCCCTTTGTCCTTGCTGGCTTTGGCGTTGCCGCCAACATCCTGCCGGCCATGGGCTTCGCCATGCTCGGCCGCCTGGTGCTCACCAAGCAGCTCGTGCCCTTCTACTTCCTGGGCTTCCTGCTGTGCTCCTACGCCAACGTGCCCGTCCTGGGCGTCGCCCTGATCGCCATCATCATCGGCATCGACAAGTTCGACCTGCTCGGCCTGGGCGGAGCCCAGCCCCAGCTCTCCGCGGAAGGGGATGAGGACGATGACTTCTAG
- a CDS encoding MFS transporter, protein MFAKDREAMRLTPAEVRLILIESLQWCANNAVYFLGLIGAATYDLAGTAFLVAAITLARNLMTSVGNMVSGSVIDRFGPRRTSFVTCVITAVLSLGVGLAPLSVPGLVFAACVLGLAGGFINTCTHAFPGYLESTTEGRTRVNGLMVFYSNIAYTAGPLLGGAIVSCFATQSVYLLMAGMMGVAAVLSLGCHERVAPPKGEKPKGGILGGMAEGARLTFRDHDLRLIFISGFLGFFAFGAFDSLESLFYRDVLNVDIVWLGWLSSVVGLTSSVGAFILTKLSARHVNLRLLLGALMAVGIGSMVYVGTDMLGVAIIGQAINGLAWGFLEPLQMILIQERADIKYLGRITGFVRFGLMSAGVVPLLAAPFLAEALGVQTVLFGASTIIALVGTLFFVTQGRRQGR, encoded by the coding sequence ATGTTCGCGAAGGATCGCGAAGCAATGCGCCTGACGCCGGCAGAGGTCAGGCTGATTCTTATTGAGTCCCTGCAGTGGTGCGCCAACAACGCGGTCTACTTTTTGGGGCTTATCGGTGCGGCCACGTATGATCTGGCTGGCACGGCCTTTTTGGTTGCTGCCATTACGCTCGCTCGCAATCTTATGACGTCGGTGGGCAATATGGTGTCGGGCTCGGTCATCGACCGCTTTGGACCGCGCCGGACGTCGTTTGTGACGTGCGTGATTACGGCGGTGCTATCGCTTGGCGTGGGGTTGGCGCCGTTGTCTGTCCCCGGGCTTGTGTTTGCCGCGTGCGTCTTGGGACTTGCGGGCGGCTTTATCAACACCTGCACGCATGCGTTTCCGGGATATCTAGAGTCGACCACCGAGGGCCGTACTCGTGTGAACGGTCTCATGGTGTTTTACAGCAATATCGCCTATACCGCTGGCCCGCTGCTCGGTGGTGCCATCGTGAGCTGTTTTGCCACGCAATCGGTCTATCTGCTCATGGCGGGCATGATGGGTGTGGCGGCCGTGCTCTCCTTGGGCTGTCACGAGCGTGTTGCTCCCCCAAAAGGGGAGAAGCCGAAGGGAGGTATTCTGGGCGGCATGGCCGAGGGTGCGCGACTTACGTTTCGCGACCACGACCTGCGTCTCATCTTTATCTCGGGCTTTTTGGGTTTCTTTGCGTTTGGCGCGTTCGATTCGCTGGAGTCGTTGTTCTATCGCGATGTGCTCAACGTGGATATCGTCTGGCTGGGCTGGCTGTCCTCGGTCGTGGGCCTCACTTCCTCGGTGGGTGCGTTCATCCTGACCAAGCTTTCTGCTCGCCATGTCAACCTGCGATTGCTGCTCGGCGCGCTCATGGCCGTGGGTATTGGGTCCATGGTGTACGTGGGCACCGATATGCTGGGGGTCGCGATTATCGGTCAGGCGATTAACGGTCTGGCCTGGGGGTTCCTGGAACCGCTGCAGATGATCTTGATTCAGGAGCGCGCCGACATCAAATACCTGGGGCGCATTACCGGCTTTGTGCGTTTTGGCCTGATGAGCGCCGGCGTGGTGCCGCTGCTGGCGGCTCCGTTTTTGGCGGAGGCTTTGGGCGTCCAGACGGTATTGTTTGGGGCATCGACCATTATTGCGCTGGTAGGAACGCTATTCTTTGTCACACAAGGGAGACGCCAGGGGCGTTAG
- a CDS encoding PTS sugar transporter subunit IIB produces MIQMIRVDYRLLHGQVAVSWTSALGADCILLVSDTVLNDKLRLQALSLAKPEGCKVVVKNTEDAVKALQSGVTDKYKLFVVCETIQQAGAVAKAMGVKKINLGNVAFSEDARQVSTSVFLTPENEAYVKELLGEGYELFIQMIPADAKTDAAKVIG; encoded by the coding sequence ATGATTCAGATGATACGCGTGGACTATCGACTGCTTCACGGCCAGGTTGCCGTTAGCTGGACCTCGGCTCTGGGTGCCGACTGCATCCTGTTAGTGAGCGACACGGTCCTCAACGACAAGCTTCGTCTGCAGGCCCTGTCCCTTGCAAAGCCGGAGGGCTGCAAGGTCGTTGTCAAAAACACCGAGGACGCCGTCAAGGCGCTTCAGAGCGGTGTGACCGACAAGTACAAGCTCTTCGTGGTTTGCGAGACGATCCAGCAGGCCGGTGCCGTCGCCAAGGCGATGGGCGTCAAGAAGATCAACCTCGGCAATGTGGCCTTTAGCGAGGATGCCCGCCAGGTCTCGACGAGCGTATTCCTTACGCCCGAGAACGAGGCCTACGTGAAGGAGCTGCTCGGCGAGGGCTATGAGCTGTTCATTCAGATGATTCCGGCGGATGCGAAGACTGACGCCGCAAAGGTCATCGGTTAG
- a CDS encoding PTS sugar transporter subunit IIA yields MRQFIVASHAHFASGIVESIGLLSGERENVHALSMYVDGNEDLVKEAASILDGFAADDEVVVCTDLFGGSVNNEFTKIVQTRPNTHLVTNMNLPLLIQLLFVPDSTPIDEAIRQIVEADDTKVKYVNDLLGQAELDEF; encoded by the coding sequence ATGAGGCAGTTTATCGTTGCATCCCATGCTCATTTTGCGTCCGGAATCGTCGAGAGCATCGGGCTACTCTCGGGCGAGCGCGAGAACGTCCATGCGCTGTCTATGTATGTCGACGGAAACGAGGACCTGGTCAAGGAGGCCGCATCGATTCTGGACGGCTTTGCCGCGGACGATGAGGTCGTCGTTTGCACCGACCTCTTTGGCGGCAGCGTCAACAACGAGTTCACCAAGATCGTCCAGACGCGCCCCAACACGCACCTGGTGACCAATATGAACCTGCCGCTCCTTATTCAGCTGCTGTTCGTGCCCGACTCCACCCCGATCGATGAGGCCATTCGCCAGATCGTCGAGGCGGACGACACCAAGGTCAAGTACGTCAACGACCTGCTGGGGCAGGCCGAACTCGATGAGTTTTAA
- a CDS encoding PTS system mannose/fructose/sorbose family transporter subunit IID — MSFKFESSYDGLISRADLKKLFWRSIPYEHSWNYERMGHIGFMWALMPILRKLYPQDADFKAALKRHMELYNVTPYISTLPMSIAAAMEEVNATEDNFDTSAISNVKLALMGPLSGVGDAFYWGTLRILATGVGTSLALQGSILGPILFLLVFNVPHYIIRYLLTFVGYRFGSDMISKVQESGIMDTIVKMASIMGAMVIGAMTMEMVTVDIPLMVGAGDGAQTLAELLNGIFPGFVTMGLFGIVYLMLKKKMNPLLIMLVILLVSIAGAFFGVLGVQ, encoded by the coding sequence ATGAGTTTTAAGTTTGAGTCTTCCTACGACGGGCTGATTTCCCGCGCAGACCTTAAGAAGCTGTTCTGGCGCTCGATTCCCTATGAGCATTCCTGGAACTACGAGCGTATGGGCCATATCGGCTTTATGTGGGCCCTTATGCCGATCCTTCGCAAGCTGTATCCGCAGGATGCGGACTTTAAGGCCGCACTCAAGCGCCATATGGAGCTCTATAACGTCACGCCGTATATCTCGACGCTCCCCATGTCCATTGCTGCCGCAATGGAAGAAGTCAACGCCACCGAAGATAACTTTGACACGAGCGCGATCTCTAATGTCAAGCTTGCTTTGATGGGACCGCTGTCCGGCGTGGGCGATGCCTTCTACTGGGGTACGCTGCGAATTTTGGCAACGGGTGTCGGCACGTCGCTGGCGCTGCAGGGCTCTATTCTTGGCCCGATTTTGTTCTTGCTCGTGTTCAACGTCCCCCACTACATCATCCGTTACCTGCTGACGTTTGTGGGATATCGCTTTGGCTCGGACATGATCAGCAAGGTCCAGGAATCGGGCATTATGGACACGATCGTCAAGATGGCCTCTATCATGGGCGCCATGGTGATCGGCGCTATGACCATGGAGATGGTCACCGTGGACATTCCGCTCATGGTCGGCGCGGGCGATGGCGCTCAGACGCTCGCCGAGCTGCTCAACGGAATCTTCCCGGGCTTTGTCACGATGGGACTGTTTGGAATTGTCTATCTCATGCTCAAGAAGAAGATGAATCCGCTGCTCATCATGCTCGTAATCCTACTCGTGAGTATCGCCGGCGCGTTCTTTGGAGTGCTTGGTGTTCAGTAG
- a CDS encoding DMT family transporter: MILSDNPPDNGVSGAMYLFGTALLWSFIGILVRANSQSALLIGAVTAIFMALFILLVGRPVLRVSRLIVLVAVCNFVTGTTFNFANQLTTVGNAIVLQYTSMIFVIVYQSLATRTLPSPAKIASVVVAFTGMGLFFLGDLSAEGMLGNLLAVISGATFGLCFFLNSRPDASPMVSSLISCGISMLPIVYFAGTLDSVKPFEWGLMLVHGLFCSGLASVLYAKGIARTNAFAANLVCMSEVVLAPCWSALLFGEVFHWNEFLGAAIIVLVIVANLASDAFGDGFLVALVRHRNKERA; this comes from the coding sequence GTGATTCTATCTGACAATCCACCCGATAATGGCGTGAGCGGGGCGATGTATCTATTTGGCACGGCGCTCTTGTGGAGTTTTATCGGCATCCTCGTTCGCGCCAATTCGCAGTCAGCTCTTTTGATCGGTGCCGTCACGGCAATATTTATGGCGCTCTTTATCCTGCTCGTCGGCAGGCCTGTCCTCCGCGTCAGTCGTCTTATTGTCCTTGTGGCCGTCTGTAACTTCGTAACGGGCACCACGTTTAACTTTGCCAACCAGCTCACGACGGTCGGCAACGCAATCGTCCTGCAGTACACCTCGATGATTTTCGTTATCGTGTATCAATCGCTCGCAACTCGCACGTTGCCCTCGCCTGCGAAGATTGCCTCCGTGGTGGTTGCTTTTACGGGTATGGGACTTTTCTTTTTAGGCGATTTGAGTGCCGAGGGCATGCTCGGCAACCTGCTTGCCGTCATTTCGGGCGCCACCTTTGGGCTGTGTTTCTTTTTGAACTCTCGCCCCGATGCGTCGCCCATGGTGTCCTCGCTCATCTCCTGCGGTATCTCGATGCTGCCGATTGTCTATTTTGCCGGCACCCTAGACTCCGTGAAACCCTTTGAGTGGGGGCTCATGCTGGTGCATGGCCTTTTTTGCAGCGGTCTTGCGAGCGTGCTGTATGCCAAAGGGATTGCGCGCACCAACGCGTTTGCGGCCAACTTGGTCTGCATGAGCGAGGTCGTGCTCGCTCCCTGCTGGTCGGCGCTCCTCTTTGGCGAGGTATTTCACTGGAACGAGTTTTTGGGCGCGGCGATTATCGTTTTGGTGATTGTAGCCAACTTGGCATCCGATGCCTTTGGCGATGGCTTTCTGGTGGCGCTTGTCCGCCACCGAAACAAGGAACGTGCCTGA
- a CDS encoding SIS domain-containing protein: MKETEKIEIMHFSQEGYVEDGKNVYEAGKKMTALADKVADEGYDAVFLMGVGGTWDELMQLEYLMNKFGDRDLEVYLIHAAEWNVSGHKRMTEKSVVLTASESGTTPEVLEAVKKMKEKGIRVYAMTKPEGLIGQAVGAENCVKMASDHGNGGCEMGYYLADCFGLRLLNRRGCFPQFDKFIEQTKDVWTHLVDIRKSFEPRAEELAKKYALAPYTMFIGSGALWGETILFSMCILEEMQWKRTRYITSADFFHGTLELVEPGVPVFLFMGEDENRKLDERVRAFLNRGVTGDTDINIIDTAEFGIPGLDDEFRVIVSPWILSSLITDRLAAYYETVTKHNLNYRRYYHQFDY; encoded by the coding sequence ATGAAGGAAACCGAGAAGATCGAGATCATGCACTTTAGCCAGGAGGGCTACGTCGAGGACGGCAAGAACGTCTACGAGGCCGGCAAGAAGATGACCGCGCTCGCCGACAAGGTCGCCGACGAGGGCTACGACGCCGTGTTCCTGATGGGCGTCGGCGGCACCTGGGACGAGCTCATGCAGCTCGAGTACCTCATGAACAAGTTCGGCGACCGCGACCTCGAGGTCTACCTGATCCACGCCGCCGAGTGGAACGTCTCCGGCCACAAGCGCATGACCGAGAAGTCCGTCGTGCTCACCGCCTCCGAGTCCGGCACCACCCCCGAGGTCCTCGAGGCCGTCAAGAAGATGAAGGAAAAGGGCATTCGTGTCTACGCCATGACCAAGCCCGAGGGTCTCATCGGCCAGGCTGTCGGCGCCGAGAATTGCGTCAAGATGGCCTCCGATCATGGTAACGGTGGCTGCGAGATGGGCTACTACCTCGCCGACTGCTTCGGCCTGCGCCTGCTCAACCGCCGCGGCTGTTTCCCGCAGTTCGATAAGTTCATCGAGCAGACCAAGGACGTTTGGACCCACCTGGTCGACATCCGCAAGAGCTTCGAGCCGCGCGCCGAGGAGCTCGCCAAGAAGTACGCCCTGGCCCCCTACACCATGTTCATCGGCTCCGGCGCCCTTTGGGGCGAGACGATCCTGTTCTCGATGTGCATCCTCGAGGAGATGCAGTGGAAGCGCACCCGCTACATCACCTCGGCCGACTTCTTCCACGGCACCCTCGAGCTCGTGGAGCCGGGCGTCCCGGTCTTCCTGTTCATGGGCGAGGACGAGAACCGCAAGCTCGACGAGCGCGTCCGCGCGTTCCTCAACCGCGGCGTGACCGGCGACACCGACATCAACATCATCGACACCGCCGAGTTCGGCATCCCCGGCCTTGACGACGAGTTCCGCGTCATCGTGTCTCCGTGGATCCTCTCCTCGCTGATCACCGATCGCCTTGCCGCTTACTACGAGACGGTCACCAAGCACAACCTCAACTACCGTCGCTACTATCACCAGTTCGATTACTAA
- a CDS encoding sugar phosphate isomerase/epimerase family protein encodes MEYPQLAVMNISHRYFDLEEFFSSAAASGYTCCELWTGAMHLYVDCHGYDSIEQVRELSQRYGVRIVGLCPEQNNPKPWNIAARGNEARTRTLAYFKNVVDIAAELGAEQVMVSSGWAFLNEPIEDAWGRSASMLRAIAEHAGERGVRLVLEALQPVESMIVNLAADTKRMIEAVDHPALKACLDMGAMAVAGDTIDDYFDLLGDDVAHVHFVDVAADGTTHLAWGDGDRDMRADLDRLVVRGYRGVVSAETYDGRYFADPAAADAQVMAEYRRAIGA; translated from the coding sequence ATGGAGTATCCGCAGCTTGCCGTCATGAATATCAGCCATCGTTATTTTGACCTTGAGGAATTCTTTTCCTCGGCTGCGGCCTCGGGCTACACGTGTTGCGAGCTTTGGACCGGGGCGATGCATCTGTATGTCGATTGCCATGGATACGATTCGATCGAGCAGGTGCGGGAGCTGTCACAGCGGTATGGGGTTCGGATTGTGGGGCTTTGTCCCGAACAGAACAACCCCAAGCCGTGGAATATCGCGGCGCGCGGGAATGAAGCGCGTACCCGCACGCTCGCGTACTTTAAGAACGTTGTGGATATCGCGGCGGAACTTGGAGCCGAGCAGGTCATGGTCTCGAGCGGCTGGGCATTTTTGAACGAGCCGATCGAAGACGCGTGGGGTCGCAGTGCCTCGATGCTGCGTGCGATTGCCGAGCATGCGGGAGAACGCGGCGTGCGACTGGTGCTCGAGGCCCTACAGCCGGTTGAGTCGATGATCGTGAACTTGGCGGCCGACACGAAGCGCATGATCGAGGCAGTTGACCATCCGGCACTTAAGGCGTGTCTGGATATGGGCGCCATGGCGGTGGCGGGGGATACCATCGACGATTATTTCGATCTGCTTGGCGATGATGTCGCCCACGTGCATTTTGTCGATGTTGCGGCAGATGGCACGACGCATCTTGCCTGGGGTGACGGCGACCGCGATATGCGCGCCGACCTGGATAGGCTGGTGGTGCGCGGCTATCGCGGAGTTGTTTCGGCCGAGACCTATGACGGGCGCTATTTTGCCGACCCCGCAGCTGCCGATGCGCAGGTAATGGCAGAGTATCGTCGTGCGATTGGCGCCTAG
- a CDS encoding PTS system mannose/fructose/sorbose family transporter subunit IID → MRTMTSSPENKITRSDLVKSAVNVGALGMEFSWTYYKQMNIAFCLMVANMLKKIYAGRPDDYAEALHRHCAFFNITVQFAPFVGGIAMAMEEKVARGEIEPESVNDVKAALMGPLSGIGDSIFLSTLRVVAAAVGISLCQAGNPFGPIAFLLIYNVPGFALRVWGAVKGYELGVGFLDEAQRTGLMQKIMTCVGIVGVMVVGAMCKDMFWASIPVAIGSGEDAQTLQDILDGIMPGMLGMLAFWLYYWLLSKKINPMVLIVATMVVGIVGAFFGVLA, encoded by the coding sequence ATGAGGACGATGACTTCTAGTCCCGAGAACAAGATCACGCGCTCCGACCTCGTCAAGAGCGCCGTCAACGTCGGCGCCCTGGGCATGGAGTTCTCCTGGACCTACTACAAGCAGATGAACATCGCCTTCTGCCTGATGGTCGCCAACATGCTCAAGAAGATCTACGCCGGCCGCCCCGACGACTACGCCGAGGCCCTGCACCGCCACTGCGCGTTCTTCAACATCACCGTCCAGTTCGCCCCGTTCGTCGGCGGCATCGCGATGGCCATGGAGGAGAAGGTCGCCCGCGGCGAGATCGAGCCCGAGAGCGTCAACGACGTCAAGGCCGCCCTCATGGGCCCGCTGTCCGGCATCGGCGACTCCATCTTCCTGTCGACGCTGCGCGTGGTCGCCGCCGCGGTGGGCATCAGCCTGTGCCAGGCCGGCAACCCCTTCGGCCCCATCGCCTTCCTGCTCATCTACAACGTCCCCGGCTTCGCGCTGCGCGTCTGGGGCGCCGTCAAGGGCTACGAGCTGGGCGTGGGCTTCCTGGACGAGGCCCAGAGGACCGGCCTCATGCAGAAGATCATGACCTGCGTCGGCATCGTGGGCGTCATGGTCGTGGGCGCCATGTGCAAGGACATGTTCTGGGCCAGCATCCCGGTGGCCATCGGCTCGGGCGAGGACGCCCAGACCCTCCAGGACATCCTGGACGGCATCATGCCCGGCATGCTCGGCATGCTCGCCTTCTGGCTGTACTACTGGCTGCTGTCCAAGAAGATCAACCCCATGGTGCTGATCGTGGCCACCATGGTCGTGGGCATCGTCGGCGCGTTCTTCGGCGTGCTGGCGTAA